The window ATCTTGCCCTGCCAGCCCGAGACGATCGCCCCACGCAGCCGGTCGGCCAAGACCGGGTCGGCGGCGATGTACAGCGCGCCCGCGGTCGCGCCGTAGGCTTGCTGCGCCGCCTCCGCCACCACCTGCAAGCGTTGGAATTTTTCCGGCTCGATCGGCCGGTCGGCAAATTTGCGGACGCTCCGCCGCCGGTGCGCCAGTTCCAGAAAGTCCATTTCTTCACTCCTTGTCGTCGATGGATCAGGGAGAGATTGTAACCAAAGATGCGGCCCGCCAGAACCCCGCCTCTTGCATCTCGGCAAAAAAAACTGCACAAAAGAGCATATTCCTGGATTGCAACCAAATCGCGAAAAATGAGGGAAAGGACGGCAGGATGAGCGCCAAGTATGCGGACATGCATCGCGAGTCGATCGAACACCCGGACGTTTTCTGGGGCCGGGAAGCCGAAAAACTGTTCTGGTACAAAAAATGGGACAAGGTGCTGGACGATTCCAACCCGCCGTTCTATCGCTGGTTCGCGGGCGGCGAAACCAACCTGTGCTACAACGCGGTGGACCGCCACGCGCTGGGCGCCGGCCGCAACAAGGTGGCCATCATCTGGGAAAGCCCGGAAACCGGGCAAAGCCGCGTCATCAGCTTTTTCGAGCTGTACCGGCTGGTCAACCGCTTCGCCGCGGTGTTGAAAAGCCAGGGCATCGGCAAAGGCGACCGCGTCATCATCTACATGCCGATGGTGCCCGAGGCGCTCGTGGCGGTGCTGGCCTGCGCGCGCATCGGCGCGATCCACGGCGTGGTCTTCGCCGGCTTCTCGGCCGATTCGCTGGCCAACCGCATCGACGACTGCCAGCCGAAAATGGTTATCTGCGCCGAGGCGAGCCGCCGCAAGGGCAAACCGGTGCCGCTGAAGAAAATCGTCGACCAGGCGCTGTCGCTGGCCCAGGTGAACGTGCCGCGGGTCATCGTCCTGGATCGCGGCTTGGACGCCTGGAACAAGGTGGAAGGCCGGGATCTGCTCTGGCACGAGGAAATGGCGAAAATCGGCACCGCCGCCGTCGAGCCCGAGCGGATGAAATCGTCCGACCCGAGCTATATCCTTTACACCTCCGGCACCACCGGCAAGCCGAAGGGCGTGCTGCGCGACACCGGCGGCTATATGGTCGCCATCCACGCCTCGATGTCGCAAATCTACGGCTGCGGCCCCCACGACGTGTATTGGTCGACCTCCGACATCGGCTGGGTCGTCGGGCACAGCTACATCATCTACGGGCCGCTGCTGGCCGGCATCCCGACGCTGCTTTTCGAAGGCACGCCCGACAGCCCGACTCCCGGTATCTGGTGGGAAGTCATCGAGAAATACGGCGTCACGGTGGTCTTTTCCGCGCCGACCGCGATGCGTATCCTGCGTAAGTTCCCCTCGCACTGGATGCAGGAACACGACCTCGGTTCGCTGCGCCACGTCTTTCTCGCCGGCGAACCGCTCGACGAATCGACCTATCAGTGGGCCAACGAGGCGCTGAAAAAGCCGATCATCGACCATTATTGGCAGACCGAGAGCGGCTGGGCGATCCTGACCAACCACATGGGCATCGAGACTCTGCCGATCAAGCCGGGTTCGCCGACCAAGCCCGCGATGGGCTGGAACCTGGACGTGGTGGACGACAAGGGCCAGGCGGTGCCGCCGGGCGAACGCGGCGTACTGGTCGCGCGGCCGCCGCTGGCGCCGGGCGCCCTGCTGACCATCTGGGGCGACGACGAGCTTTACAAAAACACCTACTTCGAGAAATTCGACAAATCCGCGCCCCTGCTCTACTACAGCGGCGATTTTTCCATCAAAGACGCCGACGGCTACTTCTGGATGCTGGGACGCGCCGACGAGGTCATCAACGTCGCCGGCCACCGCCTGGGCACCCGCGAGGTCGAGGAAGTGCTTTCCGAGCACCCGAAAGTCGCCGAGGCCTCGGCCATCGGCATCGCCGACGAACTCAAGGGCCAGGCCATCGCCGCCTTC is drawn from Myxococcales bacterium and contains these coding sequences:
- the acs gene encoding acetate--CoA ligase; its protein translation is MDQGEIVTKDAARQNPASCISAKKTAQKSIFLDCNQIAKNEGKDGRMSAKYADMHRESIEHPDVFWGREAEKLFWYKKWDKVLDDSNPPFYRWFAGGETNLCYNAVDRHALGAGRNKVAIIWESPETGQSRVISFFELYRLVNRFAAVLKSQGIGKGDRVIIYMPMVPEALVAVLACARIGAIHGVVFAGFSADSLANRIDDCQPKMVICAEASRRKGKPVPLKKIVDQALSLAQVNVPRVIVLDRGLDAWNKVEGRDLLWHEEMAKIGTAAVEPERMKSSDPSYILYTSGTTGKPKGVLRDTGGYMVAIHASMSQIYGCGPHDVYWSTSDIGWVVGHSYIIYGPLLAGIPTLLFEGTPDSPTPGIWWEVIEKYGVTVVFSAPTAMRILRKFPSHWMQEHDLGSLRHVFLAGEPLDESTYQWANEALKKPIIDHYWQTESGWAILTNHMGIETLPIKPGSPTKPAMGWNLDVVDDKGQAVPPGERGVLVARPPLAPGALLTIWGDDELYKNTYFEKFDKSAPLLYYSGDFSIKDADGYFWMLGRADEVINVAGHRLGTREVEEVLSEHPKVAEASAIGIADELKGQAIAAFVVLKQGVEFSDAVRQELVNSIRDRIGAIATPKTLEVVAMLPKTRSGKVMRRVLRALCEEKSLGDVSTLEDGASVEEVRAALEKMGRKI